Below is a window of Miscanthus floridulus cultivar M001 unplaced genomic scaffold, ASM1932011v1 os_1198_3, whole genome shotgun sequence DNA.
gtccgccgcggtaaaataatttaccgcggcgggcggttcaacgtgaccgccgtggtaaaagtatgtttaccgcggcgggcacgttacaccgcccgccgtggtaaatcggttaaccgcggcgggcaaagccgcccgccgcggttaagccacgatttaccgtggcctctaggccgcggcggacggctttgcccgccgcggaaaaccaaaaatgcccgcctccagtaaagtttgtgtagtagtggcggACCGTGCGCTCGAGTACACCATGGTGGTCCGCGCCGCCGGGGAGCCCGGGCCCGGCGCACTCTCACTGTCGGCGTCCGGCCCCGTGCCGTGCACGCGCCGGTGGGCGGGGCCCGACCACCTCCCGCCCGAGGGCTTCCTCTTCGTGCCGGACGCCTACTGGAGCTCCTCCGGCAGCGTCTCCGTCATCGTCCACGTCAAGAAGCGGGTGGTGGCACCGGCTGTCATCGACAGGCCCTAAACGCTACCAGCCGCATGGCGGAGTCAGTATGAACTAGCATCTAGTATCTCTGCTCTGCGGCGACGTGCACCCATGTAGCCGCTGCTCTCGCTTTGCATGCGTGGTGTTCAGTGTTCTAGTACCCGTGTCACCCtgtctagggttaggtctagttGTTTTTGTTTCTTGTTTGGTGTGCGACGCCATGCGTCGGCTCCTAGTCCTGCTGCTGTGTGGGCGCCTGTCCCTAAGCTCACGCAAGTTCGTTCGGGTTATTATTGTTCACGTGTAACACGTATGCATTGTTCCTCCAAGTTCGCCTTCGTGGGCCGGGCCTAGGGGCGTTTGGATCCTATTTTCGGGCCGTGGCTGCTCCATAGATTTGTCGAGAGCTatagccctgttcgcttcgctaaaaagctatggctgaaagtactgttcgttgatttgtttgttatgagagaaaaatattattccatcgCTGAACaatacggctcataagacaagtgaATAGAGCCATAGCCATCGTCCGTCATTTCGTACTGCATCACACAGGGCCAGTTAAATGGCACACTCCAATTGAAAGAAAGACAGAAAAAACCAAATGTATGATGCTTAATATGTGAATCCCAAATCGAACTTAACCCTAATCTAAAAAATTGACAGATATAAATGAGTAAGTgcctgtttggcacggctcctagAGGGGCTCCAGCTTCGGCTCCTGCACGAGCTGTACCAAACGCCTCTGTCCAAAATGGCTCCTCCGCCGGAGCACTTTGGCAGCTGGAGCTGTTTTGTGCAGTGCGAGGAGGAGCTTGGAAACGTAGGGCCTCTTTGGGCTGGCTCCCGTATGCTCGGCTCCGGCACTGTAGCACGCCGGAGCAGGAGGAGCCAGCGAAATGTGGCTCAGGCTGCTCCAGTTGCTACagtgagagagaaggagaggagagagaaaattgGATTCAGCAAACAGTATGATGAACAGTGCGCTACTGAAAATAATCTTATGAAACAATTTGGCCCCCGCTTATTTAGTGGTGATGACTGTATTTCAACTATGATCTTATGAATCAATTTGGCCCCCGCTTATTTAGTCCCCACACTCCGCCACTGGTCATCACACCTACATTTTTCCATGTCTTAACCCCCGCAAGTTTGACACACAAGATCAACAAATAAACCAAACGCTGCCGTTTCAACAAAACACATGTCAAGCATAAGATGTGAAGCAAGCCAGCAATTGCATACCCAATGAAGAGAAACATCACGGCAAAGTGGCAAACCCAACGACAAGCCAGTTTGGGTCTACTGAAAATACTCTCTCTATTTCCACTGCAGGCTCTCTGGCACCAGTTTgggtctttttctttctttttgacaTCCGAAAATATCCTAGCTGTTGTTTCGCtaattagggtttagggtttagagtTTAAGGTACTACAATATTAGAAACAGTTACGAAACAAAAAAAATGCCCCTCGGCAAGGAAACTCCAAATCCTGGTGGGAAGCTTGTGCAACACTACTAAGAACATTTTGGGAGATAGACACTCGGCATTATCAGAGACAGACACAACACCATTTACGGAGGCGGACAAATCATTTTAGGAGACACCATATAAAATATCGCCTAGAAAAATCTATTGACGAAGGCGGGTCTCGCAAGGCCTAGAGACCCAATTGTCGCTCTCGCATATAAAAGTAGCACTTAGGGCTTCACGTTCTCATTGTTCATTTTCTCTCTAATATAATTCTACCTTTGTTTTTTAAAACATAATTCTAAATTGCCTTTCTATCTATCCCTTATAGAAATATCAtaaaataaaattaaatataattttaaattaaCTTTTTATCTATCCCTTATAGAAATATATCCCCAAGTACTCAGTGgatgcttgttgaagaactaccTTTATATTTTTGAGATTTAGAAGAAGAAGAACTACCTTTAGCCATATATTAATTATGCGTATCACTATGCAAGCTACGTTTACATGGATATTGTGTTCTCGTTTTTTGTCAAGCCATAACCTAGTATTGGTATATCACTCCTGGGTTGTGGGTTGTGGCCTGGCCTAATAGTAATATTCCCTATATTACTATCGGTTTGTCATGTCTATCTGACAGTGAGAGGGGGCTTCAGTGCCGGATCACAAGGAATCTCAATCATTGTCAGGATCCTAAGTTTATGACCTGAGCGAAGCTATAGATCACCGCCGGCTCTAGCACATCTCTCACTAATGGACCCATAGGGATTGTGTTCTGCAGCAGTGTCAGTTAACCAAAATCCAGCCTCCATGTGCATGTCAATCAAGTAACAACAATTAATTATGAGCAAACTAAGCTCAACTCAGTTGATTGGATTTCTTGTGATCCTGTCCattaagttcaagctctcaattTAATGTGGGTGCTTAAATTTTTCTTGATTTATACCAGATTTACTAGTATCTCTCTTATTACTTGACCGAGGTCGGAGGGAACTAGTACCGGTACCTACTTATTTGGCACAAGGCATAAAAGGCAAGACACCAACCGCAGAGTTGGAACCGAAGACGGGAGAGGAAGAATATTTGGTCCACAAACGCATTAGTCTCTTTTTTTGAACGCACTAGCACGAGCTTTGTTTTTCAGTTAAGTAAAAAGAGTTGACCCAGTTTATATGGAAATCTAGACCTAAAAACCTTACACTCGCATGGTTAATTAAAAGGAAACATGCAGAAAGACCCTAACATTCAAAAGACACAACACACACCTAGGGGGAAAACTAACATCGCCCTAGAGAGGTTGTTGAGCGTCATTGTTGCTGAGCTATGCTAAACTCAACACAAAAACTCCGACTTCGCCATAGCAAACTCTTTCAAGCAAGTCAAGCGTCCCTGCACGGTGTAGCAAGAGTGCCAAGAGGCAACCGGTGAACAAGATCTCCGAAAcgacgcatcaaggaaggatgcAGAGCCGGGAACACCGTTAGCGATTGTTTAGGAAACTAGACAGTTTTCACCTAACAAGTCCTACAAAGTGGCACCTAACAAGTCCTACAAAGTGGGAGGGAGAGCACCTCAATGACCCCCCACCCCACCATCCCCAACAGGGAGAGCAGCCCCCACGAGCGTCGTCGCCATTGGCTCCGGTCACAACAGCCAAGCTTTAAAGCCCTGAGCCATCCATCCACACCCGCCGCGTTGAAGTGTGGCATGCCAAGCGTATCTCATCCATGACGTCATCTTTGAGCGCAAATCGCCAACACCACGATGTCGGTGCCAAATCCAGGGCCCTGCTGAGCTGCCATTGTCGACGTCGCCCGAAGACACAGTCGAGGTCATGCCTCAACCGCCACTTGGCGCTAGCCATGCCAACCCAGCGTGTGGCCTTTGTCCTTAACCAGCCTCTGTCTCACCACCATGGACCGCTTCCTGCCAGATCCAGCGTGTCCACCGTGTTACTGCGCCGCCATACAGCGTGGCCTCCAATCCGGCACCGCCGTGTAGCTTACAGGCCTATAGCAAGGTTATTTGGATGAAACCAATTGTAATGGTTTATTGTCAGTTTGTCACAAAGCATAAAAAAGGCAAGAGACCAACTGCAAGCATTGGAACTGAAGACGGAAGAGGAAAAACGTttgatccaaaaaaaaaaaaacgcactGGCCTCTGGGAAGGTTGTCATGACGGTGACGTGTATCATAGAGGCCTATGTACAGAGGATGCAAGTTCATGTACGTAACTCTGCAATGATTGGatcgcaaaaaaaaaatcttggaaAAAGTTCTACTCCTAATAAACAGGTAATGATTGATCAAAGGGAACTGGGAAAGCATGAACGATCGGCAGGTAGTTATAAGAGCAAGTCTAACAATTTAGCCTGCTGCCGGCTGCAAGAGCATGCCATGTCATATACAGTCAGTTATATAGCTAACTCATATTATAGCTTAGCTGTTTGACGGGCTGTAGCATTTAATGATCACAGTACAAGAGTACGTGAAATGGGAAAGAAACGCCAGCTTCTCGCTCGCAGCCGGCTAGAAAAAGACGTTTTCTCTTCGTACGTTGCGCTGCAGTCGGCGAGGAGTTTACCGCCCGCTCCAAATTCTCTCTCTTTACGTGGCTGGTTTTTGGATGACGTGGATCCTCCTCGCCCGCTAAAAGGCGATTATTATACCTGCTCTAACAGTAAAAGAACATGGACCTGACCGGTAAGTCCGGTACTCTTACAAGTGTACAACTCAGCAAAACCAAACGAACCTGGAGGACCGTCATGGCGCTCTCTCTGCACAGCAGAAACGACCTGATTTTTAAAcagaattttgatttttgaagaaATGCGTCGACGATAAAAGCTCTAACATAGCCTAATGATGATCTACTCACTATTATTAATTCCTCTACGTTGGCATATCCTCCTTTCCTATGATGATCTACTCGCTATCATAGCCTAATGAATTTCGTGAATACCAAACCCGGTATGCTAACATCAAGGTCAATAACAATCACTGAATCACAAGCAAAATCTCCCCCCACAAAACAGTCACAAGCTGCCAAAGGCTCGGCTCCCTTGCATTTGCCAATTGCCATGCATCATTGTGTTCCAAGCAGTCATGGCTGCCAGCCTGCCACGGTAGCATCCTCAGCCATCAGTGCAGGTCAGCAGCCTCCTAGAGCCagagctcctcggtgcttggtcgaCTTGGCAGCAGCGCCTGCTCTGTCGATGCGAACCATGAGGACGGGCGCCTCGCCGGACACGTCGTCCAGGATCTCCGGTGGCATCGCAAGGAACATGGCCTGGTCGGCGGCCGAGAACGCACCGGCGCCGGACATGCTGCTGCTCCGCACCATGGACATCATCATTGCCACGCTCTCCTTGCTGCTGGCGGCCTCCGCCCAGAGCTTGCACCTGAACTGGGGCGCCCCCTCCGCCGCGTCGCCGTTGGCCCTCACGCACACCAGCGACACCGCGGCGGCCGCGCCTAGCGTGCACGCGGACACCAGGAACACGCGCCGGCCCTCCTCGCCCACCAGCACGTGCCAGCCCTGCGGCGGCGGAAGGGTGACCCTGAGCGGCTTCCCGTAGCTCATCTCCGTGACGGGCCAGGAGTGGGCGCCAGCGAAGTGGTCGGCCAGCCTCGCCGGCGAGCTGAAGAAGCCGCAGCCGGGGTCCGGGCACGAGCAGGGCGCCCACTGGCACGCGCGCTGGTGGTCCGCCGCCTCGAAGTACACCACGGAGCTCTTGCACCCGAACTCCTCGTACGCGCAGGGCTGCTTGGCTTCGCGCACGAAGGCGGACCCTCCACGCACGGCGAGTAGATGGCGGCGCCGCGGCACACCTGCTCGTGGCTGTTGCAGCAGGTGCCGCATATCACGTGCCCGTACTCACACTGAAAGCACAAAAAATCTTTAGTTTTCATCAGTGATCTCGATGACATGTCGATGATGAGAACAGAGCAACCGACCTTGAACGTTGGAGGCTTGAGGGGAAGGCGACAAGATCGGCAGTGGAACAAGGTGAGCCCAAACGTCAAATTGATCTGCGCCTCCTCCATGGCTTCCGCGCTGCTGCCCTGGCTAACCTCTCCTTCCTCCTGCTCTTCTTCATCCTCTGCTGCCTCGTCTATCTCTTGCTGCTCCCGCTTGATCACGCCGTTGGGCATGGCCTGCGCCCTCGCCTTCTTGCCGTTGTGGCCGTGCTCGCCGTTCTCCAGCTGCGAGCCCCTCTTGCTCTGTTCAGCCATCTCCTCCTGTCACTCAAGTGTGGTGCCAGCAGCAACGTACCAAATCATCTTATTCGGTTTGGGGAACGGATCAGAAGGTGAGCTCGGTggtgaccacaagcacaagaagaGAAGCCTCTTCTGGCCCCAACCGGCTATGTGTGGCGTGAACGAGCAAACAAGCTGCTGAGTCATATCATACACCAGAATAGAGGAGGCAGTTGcagaatttcaaaaaaaaaaaggctttCATCAAACCCTATGATTGGAGGTAAATGGTATCTCTAGATAGCAATTTATGTTTGCTACATTACTCCGGTTACCGTTGCGATAGTTTGATATAATAGCTCTAACAAATTATAGCCATTAGTTTTAAAAATTTATGACACAATTAAGTAACTAAAAgccagaaaagaaaagaaaaacctaGAAAAAAATTAACATGGATTACAATCCCACGCAGGTAATCCCTTGCTTGATCAGGGTGAATTTATACTATTGACTACGGCCTGCAGGTGTGGTCTCACCCAGTCACCATACCCACGATAAAATCAAAATTATATTGTTACTACAAGAATCTTCACCGCATATACTTTAGCTCTCCCTGGCTTGATCTGCATGCACATATGCATGATGCCTGGGAGGTGTACGCTTAGGTAGGCCACGCCTATAGCATGCTTGGTGTACTATTATTAATAAAAGGTTTTTAAAGATAGCTCCTAATTAATAGAGGTGGACATTCTTAGTGCCGGTTTTTAAAAAATGAGGTGGCCCTAACTCGATAAATAATCCCTCCATTCAAAATAAACAATTCTCTTGAAACTTTTAGATAAATTAAGGATGTGGATAAAAGACGCATCTATCCTCATCCCTTTTCTATCTCCGAGGATATCTTCTGAATTTGGCAGTTCTCATTTGCATGCACCTGTGATTAGCTTCCATATTAAGAGGCGGTGTACCGTGTGTTTTGTAGAATGTTATTTTTTGACAAATTTTAAACCTTGAAAAGTTATTTAATTTAGAATGAAGGGAGTAGACATTAATAGAAGTGAACCCCCTTAGAAAGgcagcattttttttaaaaaaaatatataaaagtggtcaTCTTAGAATGTCTGGCTCTATTATTGAAAGACCTATTTTTTGCCACTACTTCTTCCTCCCTAAGCTCCTCACTCCCTTACTTGGACAGGTGTTATCTGAATGGACAAGCTCTAAGAGTCCCCcaaaaagtgttttctcaaaGGGTGGGGGCTGATCTTCATTTCTTTGAAGAAGTTTGATCTAAGAGTTAGTTTGTGCTCTCGTATGactttttgttgttttgtttccTGGCTTTTGCGTCTTTGGATGGGATTTGATATAgaggttgaaagcatctaggcccctagttgggtttcggtgattaatgacaatacaagattactatgactaacgtgtgttttgcagaggcaattaagttaggtcatggtaatggagatcaattgggcaatcaaggttgtcatgcccctacaatggaaatcatttcggttttcaaaggatggacgacaaggttaaggatgactagttctaagtgtcgattggagttggagtgacacttagagtagtttaggactttgtttttcctttggccgtactattaagggggatatgaatggatagcttgacctaggtgagtctagtgagttaggtgtggtgcacacttgttaaaactagctctaggtagctccacaacagccctatgatactatggagcaaacttcattcacatatgttcgagagttggaagtgaatggagggtcaaatgctgaccggacgctggctctggtgcgaccggacgctggccgcagggtccggtcagttcatttgatcaagagactgcgttcggtgcgaccggacgctggagtggtcaaatgaccggacgctgagaggcagcgtccggtcgactccagtaaggttctagagaaggaaatctgcgactggacgcgtccggtcgagtacagtaagcatccagtgagggtttaatgcgaccggacgcgttcggtcagtggtgatcggaccctgccagcgtccggtcaacacttaaacactggaatgtgggttgaactgaccggagcgtccggtcaacatgactagagcatccgatcaccccgcagaagctcataacggttcgtttttcaggctgccttataaatagaagcttcactcgtgtgtggagtcacttttgctcattccaatagctgagaaacacgtttgtgagtgccaagaagagcaaggtcctagtgaggtgattgagattcgtgaatccaagagagtagcctcattagtgaatcaagagtagcaaagtgtgcatccaccgttctcattaggcttcgcgtggtcaagtgagagttcgtgcttgttactcttggtgatcgccatcacctagacggcttggtggtgattgagagcttggtgatcacccggcggagcttgtgggtgacccaactcaagttgtgagcggttttgggtgattcgccgcgacggagtgtcgaagaatcaacccgtagagagcacttgatccttgcgcggatcaagggggggggggctacacccttgcgcgggtgctccaacgaggactagtggggagtggcgactctccgatacctcggcaaaatatcgctgcgttcctctctctctatttactttgagcatttactttaagcaattcaatacttgtctttacattcatagaattgccatgcctgagtaagtttggaacataggttgtaagtccggtgtgcattagattaatagaaacacttttctaggcacaaggggttaattgggctaaccataggatttgattattgcaagaaaatttagaattagcccaattcaccccccctcttgggcatcttgatcctttcagaggtGGCACATGATGATTTCCTCCATTGTTTTAGCATCATTTGAGCTCAAATCAGTTGCCCATCTTCTGTCATATTATTGCTCTTACATGTATCTCCGTGTAGCATCAATTTCAAGTTTAGTAATGCGTAGCTTGATCACCATGAATGGAAAATTTTTCATCTAGATCTAATctagatggagagagagagagaaggagagatGTGTGTGAGgccaaaaaggaaataaaatgccCATATATATTTCTAAAATTGTGAATACCATGTACAAGAAGATAAACCCAATCATCAAAACCTCCATCAtgtacaagaagaacaaaggcaacaACAACCACTACATCTAGGTTAGTCATTGCAGTCACCGAAGATGATGTTGAGGACCCTTGCGTCAAAGTGTTGGTGTGGGTGAGTCGTTGAAGTCGCTAAAGTGTTGGCGAAGCCCCTTTTGCAGAAGTGTTTGCCAGGAGCGATGTTGGCGAAATCCATGAGGTATGTGGAACAAATCTCCCTTTAGAAGAGGTCCAACTAGTAGCTAGAGTACCCCACCAAGGGGACACTTGTGAATAGGCATTGCCTATAAGTGCACAAGGCCATGAGAGCAAGGGTTCTCACCTCTCACTCATTTGTACTTGTTGAAAACCCTCGTGTGTACCCTCTCCACTGCCGAgctctctcctccctccctctctctcccctatTCGGAACAGTCAGTTCCAACACATTACTTAGCATTCATCATaattcctccctctctctctcctattCAGAACACATTACTTAACATTCATCATATCGATCAACATACTATTATGATCAACACTCAATATTCAACAATTCAATTGTTATTTAGTGCTTTATTACATGATTTATTAAATAAATAACCTAAAggagagatagatagatagattatATTCCTCTAGACTAATTAAAGAATGAATATTTACCTCGGTCAAGATTAGGGGTGCTAAAAATTTATGATACAATTAAATAACTAAAAAACAGAAAAGAAATTAAAtcctagaaaaataaaaaataaatcacATGGGTTGCTATTATCAATTTTGTTGTCGTCAGTAATTTCAAATATAGGTTGCTTGCTTCCCTGTGTATGTGTGGGTATTTAATCTCAACAAGCTAAAGTTAGATTAGGACATAAAATTTTGTAAAAGATGGGATTACGATTGGACCATTCTTTAAAAAATTAAGGCTGGAGTGTGGTTAGGGTAGAATCTTAACCCCTACCAGGATTAATGGGAGCTGTCACCATCAACACACATATCGATGGTGTATACCTTTCTACAAGGGACGCATTTAGAGTGCGGGTGTCTGAGTTTTAGGGGACGAATGGCTTCGTCGAGGCGAAGCACAATGGGAGAGAGGTTGTCGTCAGCGTTTGGGGAACTATGCCACACTCGGCGTGGATCATCGACTACATGAAGTGGGAGGACAGGACCTGGATACACATTTAGAGTGCGGGTGTCTAAGTTTTAGGGGACGAATGGCTTCGTCGAGGCGAAGTACAATGGGAGAGAGGTTGTCGTCAGCGCTTGGGGAACCATGCCGCACTCGGCGTGGATCATCGACTACATACACAGCTCAGAAGTATTTTTTTTGAACAACCTATTTATATTGCACGAAAGAGACAATAGAGTATAGAGAGTGAAGAGCAAAGAAGCTTGACATTACACGGCATCAATGGACGCCCAAAATTTGAGAAGagatagaaaaaaagaaaattaaTCCAAGTTCTAAGGTCTTGAACCACTTTTGTATCGGCAACTCTAAAACTACAAGTTCTGCACTGTGCGCCTAATGACGTCCACGACATTATCGCGCTTACCTCCTTGAGAGCCACAATCTCCAGAGCAGAACCCGCACGACACCCAAAGTAGGGAAAGGGACATGCTGAAGCCGATTTCGCACGGTCGGTTAACAGAATCTCATAGGAGCAGGCACCGAGCAACGTGCAAACTGCGGTGGCAACTGGCAAGGGAGCTAGAAGCAAAAATGTGAGTGTTGATAGGTTTCCACTGTAGAGGGACACCTGGCGCACGAGACCTCATCACGCTGAAGGATGTTTTTCAGAGTAGGAAGCCTGAGTGTCATCCACCTCATTCCCCTTCGTCCTTTTTGAATAAGGAGAAAACATGAACCATTCTATCCTCTTAAGCAAACCAATAACAGGGCTCGCCTCATCCCTAAAAGCTAGGGCCTTGTTTGGATACATCTTAGACTGTGGAAGCTGGATTTTAAAAATTAGATTGCTAGAAGCTAGATTATAGAATATAAGTTGGGGCTGATTGGATCCATATATTATAAAATCTCAGGCAGACAACTTTCTAGAGTAAATAAAATTACATTAATACCCTCACTATTTTATTTTATGTTGTAGTtatgaaagaaagagagagtagCAGAATAGTCTTTTGAAGACTTGAAGCTGGAAGAAGCTTGGTTCCCTCAACTTACAAGATTACGGAATTTGGGGTATCTGGATTCTAAAAACTAGCTATAAGCTATGATTATTTGGAGCTGGAGCCCTCTCAAGATTCTATTAGCCAGCTTCTATAATATTTGTGAATCCAAG
It encodes the following:
- the LOC136533801 gene encoding E3 ubiquitin-protein ligase SINA-like 10: MRHLLQQPRAGVPRRRHLLAVRGGSAFVREAKQPCAYEEFGCKSSVVYFEAADHQRACQWAPCSCPDPGCGFFSSPARLADHFAGAHSWPVTEMSYGKPLRVTLPPPQGWHVLVGEEGRRVFLVSACTLGAAAAVSLVCVRANGDAAEGAPQFRCKLWAEAASSKESVAMMMSMVRSSSMSGAGAFSAADQAMFLAMPPEILDDVSGEAPVLMVRIDRAGAAAKSTKHRGALALGGC